DNA sequence from the Callospermophilus lateralis isolate mCalLat2 chromosome 2, mCalLat2.hap1, whole genome shotgun sequence genome:
tcctccccctaataaataatttttaatttcaaataattGGAAGTTAAGCATATATTTGTAAGTACCCTATGGTTCAAAGAAGGTTCATAGAAGAAATCAGAAAACATTTTTGTGTTGAACAGTACTTAAAGAGAAACCAATGCCTTTAAATACAATATTATAGAAGAAAGACTGAAAATCCATGAGCTAACCATTCAACACAGGCAACAATGTACTTTAAAAATTAAGTAGAAGAAAAATTAAGGGTAGAAATTAATGAAAAATAGCAGATGTTCAAAGGAGAGATAAaatcaacaaaaacaaacataGGTCTTTTAACAAATTAGTAGAATTGATAACCCTCTTACAAAACAGATTAACAAAAGAAAACACATGAATTACCATTATAGGAATAAAAGGAAAGGATATCAGCAAAGACCTTGAAGGCATTATAATTCTCAATAGTCAGTAACATGATCCCCACCCCTTGCTCCTTAAGGCTTAAGGGAAATAATATCTCCCTCCTGTTATTGGTTTCCAGGTGTGTTCCCATCCCTTTTGTTTCCCATGACCCTGCCCACATCTCTATAAAGTGACTACATACTTTAACACTTAAAGACTTccttctgttttcttctggaGCCAGAGGTGATATGATAATGCATTTTATGCACATTTTGCCTGAAAGGATGCCTAAGCCATCAAGCATGCCCCTCACAAGTGGATCTTTAGAGAAATAGAAGCAATGGGTTGTGGGGGGTGGCGGGGGATAGCCATACATGATAGACAGATAGAAATTGGCTCATGTGATTTGGTATGTGACAAGTTTCAAAACCTGCCATctgcagaaatctaggaaagttgATGGTGTAATTCAATCCAAGTCCACAGCCTGAAAACTAAGGAAGCCAATGGTGTAAATCCAAGTCCAAAGGCAGAACATGAGACGAGATGTCCCAAttcaagtaggaaaacagaaaaaaaaaaaaaaaaaagcaggggaaGTGAATTCTTCCTTCCTCCAAATTTAGTTCCATTCAGGCCCTCAACAGATCAGATGAAGACATCCTTGGTTAAGAACAATCTGCTTCAGTCAGTCCACCAGTGCAAATGCTAATCTCATCTGGAAACACCCTCTTGGATGCATCCAGAAATCATTTCTAATCTGTGCACCCCTGGACCCAGTCAAATTGACGcagaaaattaaccatcacaggtGGGATCAGCATAAAGAGACTGAGTCTTTTGGAAATGCTCAGTTCTCTCTAGATGGATAGGGAAAGATAATTCATCCACGACCTTCAGCAAGGGAACTGAGGGTAGCAACAAGTTTTCCATCCCTGGACATTTTTAGCATTGGAGGGAAAGCCACAGAAGAGAAAGGAGCACCATCTGGAGGATGGGAAGGGTTAAACTAGACAAGTAACCTCCACAATCTACTTCAATCCTAAAAGCCTCTTATTTTCCCTTATTGTTGGCAGTTATTTCAAAAACCAAGACAATGAGTGCTTGGCTTGAGTTTTGCCAAAAGCAGACACTGACATGAGGATTTGCATGCTAGTAGTTCATTAGAGGAATGATCTCAAGACCAACTGAGAAAGGAGTGAAtggaaaagtgataaaggaaagagCAAAGCCAAAAAATCATGTGTTCATGGGTGTGCTAGTACTGGGGGCAACCAAGGCTGGATTGTGTTGAAGAAAGGTGAAACACACTCCAGAACCATCTCTGTTGGAGGGGGCAGGGAATTTAGAGTAATTATTCAGCATACCCATATTTTATTGGTTAATAAAATTTCCTGGGGTATTAACTTTCCAGAACCTTTGGCCTGCCCCCCACCAGAGTATCCTCAGGAAGAGAGAAGAGAATTATCTCTAGATATGGACACTGTCTGAAGATGACATCCAGAGTGGATCAAGGGGATAGGGCTGGGGCATCAACAGTCTTTGCTCTTGGAGGTTTGGATATGATGCCTCTCCCCCATGTCCCTAGGCTCTTCTAGGGAGTTGGCACCATTTCTAGGAAGTCAATAAAGAGATGGAAAATTCCATCCTCTGTAAGAGCCAGTTCAACGTGTCCCCAAGAGAACCATGCACTAGGGCTTGGTCAGCTAACTATTCCTGCTCAACTGCCTCTTATTACTTCCTTCAACACAAGTCGGTTCATGGCATTCAACTTTTCAAAAAAGCTGTTAGGTGATTTTATGGAGCTGGACAAATGAATGCtaaagttcatttggaaaaacaaacATGCAAGAATAGCCagaaagataataaaaaaaaaaagaaaaaaaattacaagggAGATTCACCCTAACAGATGTTAAAGTGTGCTTTAAAGCCTCTCTAATTAAAACACtgtgataacatgaagagacaaatAGGTCAGCGGCacagaagaaaaagacaaaatttaGACCCTAATGCGTAAAGAAATTTAGCATGTGACAAAGGTGGCATTTCGAAGCACTAGAGTTAAAAACAGACTGTTTCATAAGTTATTCTGGGACAAACTAAGTATCCTTTGGGGAAAGTATGAAATTAGGTCTGTATCTCATGCCATTCACAAGAAAAAACTCTAAGTATATTAGGAATGGCAGCGTAAAAAGTAAAACCATAGAAATATCAGAAGAAAGTGCAGGTGAAGTCCTATGTAATCTTGGGGTTAGGAAAGACCTCCTAACATCAACTCAAAAGTCATAGGAAATGAGACAAAAGATAGACGGGAGCTGTGGTgcacacccgtaatcccagcggctcggaagggtgaggcaggaggatcacaagttcaaagccagcctccacaacagtgaagccctaagcaactcagtgagaccctgtctctcaataaaatactaaatagggctggggatgtggctcagtggttgagtgcccctgggatcaatccccggtacccaaaaaaggaaagaagggaaggagggagggagaagtattactacacaaaatttttaaagtttcatgACAAAGAAAATAACACAAGTCAAAAAACAATTGTCAAACTTGGAGAAAATGTTCCACAAATGAAAAGCTAATATACCTTACATgtaaagaactcttaaaacttgAAGGACAAAGATCTAGAAATCTCACAGAAAAATGGGCCAAGACTCCGTCTATGGGTTAGACTCCTTCTACTTTTTACCCTTTTTTCCTTTCAGTCTCCCTCACTATTAGACACCCAACACACGCCCTGcggcctccctcctccctcttccaCAGCCTCTGCCTGCCCTGCTCTTCCTGTTGACCAGTTCCCAGAGTTCTGTCCACCCCACCAGCTTCAGATGCTCAGTGGATGCGCATTTATCGATGCCTTTTGTATGGCAACGAGGATGCAAAGGTCAGTGTGCTCTGGACTGGTCCAACAGGGCTTCATGGTCTGGCGCAGCAGTTCTTATCCAGAGGGCATGTTAAATTCACGTGACCGACGTCACGGATCTGTTGGATGCCTGGCTGCTTTTCTATAGGCTCTGACTTAGACCCGACTAGATCTAATCTCTTGCTGCGACTCCACCCCTTTTCCCATTGTGCCTCATTGACTCCAAATCCCCAATGTCTTCAAATCCAATGTGTCATTTTCTCCTCTGTTCTCATGGGAGACACTCATCTCTCAACGGTGGTGTTTATACCATTCTGGCTTCTGTTAGGGCTCAGTACCCCGGGCCCTGAGTGCTCTGCGCATTCCTGGGTCTCCCAGAGCACCAAGCACCACCCTTTCTCCTCCGCGTCGATACCAGCAAACACTTGTGAAGTCGAACTGTGTGTCATTGgttcatggaccaaaacaggaagCAAACATGAATGGGGAACCTGAGCTCTTAAGCAGCTGGTGACCTGGCCTGCACCCAGGAAAATAAGTGAGGAGGACTTTGTATCCTTCTATATGTACCACCCCACTGCACGCAGTGCGTTCACTCTCTCGGAAAACCAGCTTCCTGCAGCAAAGAACTGGAGACAGGAGCAAGAGAGACGTCGTGGCTGCTGGCAGAGCAAGGTGAGTTTGCTGAATCTAGTGGTTTCTATGGATCACTGAGGGACAGTGATAAGGCTTTTTGCCAAATGAGATCTACGGGGAATCTGAGAGTGGACGGAGGCCCTCGCCGGGGCTGATTGGATTAGCTTTCATGGGTCtgctccaaaaaaaaagaaagagaaaaaaaagaaaatgttaaagcCACATCAGAATTCATAAGTGGCCTAGAAAATTAAGCAACATAATCCCCTCGATGAGCACCTGCTGCCCTGGCGTTGTGCTGTCGTTGAGAGGGACAACCTCCATTCAGCTAACGTGTATGTGACTGGGACCTTGGAGAATGCAAGTTCGCTCTCCCACCCTTGGTTTCCTTTTCCAGAAAATCAGAGAATTGAGCTCAATGTTCTCTGTTCTCCAACTAGATATTTTCCAGTTCTGGCATTCCACTATTGGGTAGAACTAGTATAAACAGAGCATCACACCAAACACCGCTAGACACACAAAAATGGAAAAGACAGAGCTTCTGCCTTCTGGTGGCACTAAACCTGCCCAGGCCTTTCTTTCCTCATTAGTGAAACTTGGCAAGCGTGAAGGTTAAAGGAGATGCACTTGTAAAGCGTTGACTGCCTGGGAGTCTAAGCTGCCCTGTACCTGGGTCTAATAGTATCTCTAAAAGGGGATTAGTAAACTCCTCTGAGAAGCTCAGATGAGCAGAAGCCAAAGTCCttctcaattattttttttctacagttctttttatttttatttgtttttaagagagagagagagagagagagagagagagaatttttttaatatttatttttagttttcggtggacacaacatctttattttatttttatgtggtgctgaggatcgaacccaacaacccatgcatgccaggcgagcgagctactgcttgagccacatccccagcctctacaGTTCTTTTTAAACATAAGCATAAGTGCATAAATAATGACTCTATCACATTTGGGTTTTAACAGCAAGAATTCAACAACTCCAGCAGgccccatggccaattctgtgtttgtggtgacaccccacaatggctATCCTGTGCTCCCAGGAGCTGTGTCTCAGGTGCCCCTATATCCAAACAACCAGCCTCAAGTCCACCTAATTCCTGGGAACCCCTCTGGTTTCGTGTCAAGTGTGAATGGCCTGGTTCCCCAGAGAGTCTTGAAAGAAGGCAAGGTCTTAGGGGTAAGTGGAATTTCAATCTGCAGGCCAGTGGCCACGGGCTGATGTTGGGGAGCTGAGGGGAATTCTGGGAAATGCCCCTCATCCAGCAGGTGGGGTTGGAGCTGAGATGGCCCTGCCCAACCCACGCTTATTAGAAAACTCAGCTGTGTGACAACCCCAAGGACCTCAGTATAAAGCCTTTTATTTTCTGATGTAGACATTTTAggacagaggaagaaaagcaacaacaacaacaaaataaagcagtGCCCGTAAATGTAGATTCTGTTGCTGATGACCATGTGGGTCCACAGAGTCTCAGGAAGAAATTGAGTCCCACAGGGACACAGTAGGCCACAAAGTGGAGTCAAAGCCCAGTGTGATGAAATCAAACCTTCACCCAGTAGAGTAGACAAAGGAAAGTCAGACAACCAAACCTCCACAACCAACCCTGAGAAGTGGTGGTGGGTGGGACAAAGGAGGACCATTTCATTGGATGACCTAATGATGACATGCATGAATTCTAATCCAGAATGCCCATGTCCCGATCCTGGCCCACAATCAAATATTGCTCATGGGAGTGTAAATTGAGACTGTCTCCATAGAGGGCAATTTGTCTCTGAAAAATTTACAAAATACCCAGTGATTCCATTTCTGATTCTTCATTCTCCAAATATGCCTACaagaaatgaatatttctggactATTCATTGCAGAACAGTCTGTAAAAACAAAAGAATGGAAACAACCAAAATAGCCATCAACAGAACATCAGTTAAATCACTGGGTTGTACATCCATTGAGTTAAAGATAGTGGAGCTATGAAAAGAACAAGGAGACTCTTTATGCAATGACAGAGACACACTCAAGGCGCATTGCTCACTAGAGAAAGTAAGGATCAGACATTGTGTATAATTGCtatcatttatataaaattaagGAAAATAATACATTTATATTTGGTACCATATCATGTTTGTGGTATACAACATACATATAGATgcgtagatatagatagatagatgccacttatgaaaaaatgtatatgtattagCCTTCTAaaactgctataacaaaatgccacaaAGTAGAAGGCTTAGAACAATAGGGTACACAGTTCTGTAGACTAGACATCTGAGACCACATGTTGTCAGGGTCATACTCCCCCTGAAGGCAGTAGGGGAGAATCTATTCCAGGGTTTTCTCCTAGCTTCTGGTAGCTCATGGACTTATGGCAACATCTATACAATTTTCAAATGGTATTGTTTTtaataaggacaccagtcatgtTGGATTGGGGCCTACCTTAGTCCAGCATGACCTCATCTTTATATCCATGCCAATTCTGTTTCCAAATAAGATCACCTTTTAGATACAGGAGGTTTGAACTTCTGTCTATGAATTTGGTGAGGAGCAGAAGGAGGCATACTTCAAATCATGACAGTattctaaaacaaaataaaatagagataaggGAAAAATTTTACATACAGAAATATTCATTACAATGTAATGTGGAAtacaaaaaaaactaaaaaatatctcACCTGTCCAATCTTGTTACAGCTGCTCTTCAGAATGTTCATAGGCTGGAATCTGGGGAGTCCTCCATACTTAATGTCCTGGGGACATGTTCATgatgaaatattaaaataacaaaacacaATTCTGGGGTATATTGTGTATTATATCTTATTACCAAGGTATATATTTGGAAAGGAATAACGAAAGGTCATACAACAAAATGTAAATGTTTGCTTTCTCCAGGTGGGAGTCAATTGTGCGTAGATCTTGTTTCCTTTTCGTATTTCCCACATTACCTTTGAGACCTGGAAAACCAAACATTTACTAAAATAAAACAGAGGCTCAGCGGGGAGGCAGGGTCCAGGCTCAGACACAAAAGCTTCCTGTGGTTCTCCTACAGGCCCTCCAGATCCTCATTGGCCTGGTGCACATCGGCCTGGGCTCCATCATGGCGACCGTGCTCTCGGGCTACTACGTGTCCATCTCCTTCTATGGGGGCTTCCCCTTCTGGGGAGGCATCTGGGTAAGGAACTCCAGTCGCCCACAACTGAGTTTCCAGAAGGTGCCCACGTGCTCAGGGCCACCTCGTCAATGTGTGCAGCTTGTCCCCTGCAGAAGGTCCCCATCCACCAAGTGCATAGTTTGTGACAGCTCCTGCATCAAAGTGTCACCAACTGGGTGGCCTACAGGATAGAAATGTTACCTCCCAATTCTGGAAGCCAGAAGTCCAAGGTGTCAGCTGGATGGTTCACCCCGAGATCTCTCCTCCTCCTGTGCCTTCCCGTGGGTCCCCTCTGGGCCTGTGTCCTAATTTCCTCTGCTTATAAGAACACCAGTCAATTGGACAAGTGTCCACCCTGATGACCACATTTATCCTTAGGCCGTTTTAAAGGCCTTATCTCCAATACAGTCATATTCTGAGGTATTGGAAGTTAGACCTTCAGCATATGAAATTTGGAAAAGAGACACAATTCAACCCATCATATCAAGTCATAGCTTTGTGGGTGGCATTCACCCAAAGAGGCTGTCTTTCCTAATTCACTGCGACCAGGGAACCTTCTCTGAGTTCATCAGCCCCAGAGGTGGCTCCTCTTCTTAATTCACGGAGACGCACCCACTTGCAAAAGAGACGTGAGGGACTAGGTCCTCAGGTGCTGCTCCACAGGGTCCCAAAAGCCTGAGCTCCAGCAACAAACACTGCCAATTTTGAGCAGAGGCTCTCCAGCCAGAGGAGAGCAAGTGTCTGTGTGctcaagtgtgtgtgtggggggtgctcTGGAGGCCCCATCCTGGCAAAATATCTAGTATAATtagacatgcattttttttttcctggaaaggtCGATAGCTTTCATCAGATTCTCAGGGTGATCTGTGACTCCTTAAAAGGTTAAGAACCCCAGTCCTTCCTCTACTCCAGCTTAGCCTTTGTGACTCTTTCATCCTCTCGCCGGCATCCTGAACACACACCACTCACCTGCTTGTCCCTCTccaccttcctttctctttttctcccttcttCTCTTACACAGCCTTTCCCTTGACCCACACACCCACCTGTGACTCAGTCGTGACTTCTCCCACAAACAGCAAAACGCCTCAGTAACCTAGATGTCGGCCTTGCCAGCCTGTCCTACATCACTTAAATGTCCTATAGCATTTAAGTTAAGTAGCCGAGAGCCGTCCCCCTCCTCACAGCCACACAGGGTCTTCAGAAAACAGAGCTGGGTCTCCCTCTGAGCCCCTGCTCCTCTTCTTCCCTCCAGCTGCTCATCGTCCTAGGCTGGGCTCTTTCTCCTCTGCATGGACCCACACTTGGAAACCAGCCCctttcccccccccacccccgaaaTGACCCACAGACACCTGTGCCCGCACCTGGACCCTCGTGGAGTCTGGGGCTATGGTAACATCACAGCCACGCAGCCCGCCTGCCACGAGCATCGGGTTCCACTGAGTGTCCAGGAGCTCCGGGGGCTGCCTGGGCCCTGTGGTGTGCCTTGCTGTCGTCCCACCGCCCTCCCGGTGGCTCAGGGCCCTGCAGTCCCCACAGCCTTCCCCCTTTCTTCTGGAGAGTTCTGCCTTGTCTTTCTGAGGCCAGGTCTCTGCTTCTACTTCCCAAAGGTCTCTCCTGTCCTCTTCCCAAGGCCAGACCCTTCCTTTGGCCCCTCAGGACTGGCCAGTACACGACAGgcccagccccttcctcccttcctgtcaAGTCTCTGTAAAGGAAGGCCATGAAATTGAGATTTGCTTTTCCACTTGTAGAAAACTAGAGCTTCCCCCCGTAGGAAGCAGGAGCAGGCAGAGTGAGCTTTCACTGCCGCCAACGGCGTCCACCCTGGGGCGCATGCCTAAAGATTCTGTTCCCATATTTAAAATGGGAAAAATGACCACTAGGTCAGCTGTCATGCAATTAAATGATGCAGGGCTTAAAAGGTGTTTCATGTGGTGGGGGGAGAGAGTCACAGGACATGGCTGCTAGTAGGTGTGGGGTTCTTTTGGGGTTGCTGAATTGTTCCCAACTTAGATAATAGTGATAGTTACAAGGACTCCATAAATATACTAAAAGTAGTTGGATAATATGCTTTGAATAGATGAATTGCATAGTATGTAAATTATCTCACTGAAAACATTTACAAAAAAAATAGCACTCAGCAAATCCTAGCTCATGCTTCTCAGACCACTTTTGCCACCACACTGGGCAAAGGATGGCAAGTGAGCCCATCAGGCCCAAGGCCTGCAGGATACCAGGGTTGGAAGGAAATGCACACAGTCTGCACCACCATCCTCAGCATCAGAGGCACAGCATTTACTTAAATAACCCAAAGATACAGTCCAAGTCTATAGACAGGCAAAGACTATTTCAGGGCTTAAATGTAAAGGCAGCAGAGAAGATGCTGGCAGTcttttccctcttccttccagaGCCCCAAACCTCATGGAACATAACACAAATACTGGAGAGCCAAGTGCACATGTAGGGAAACGAAAGACAAGGAAATAAGCTAATGTTTATTGATCGTCTGCTATGTGTGGGATACACCAGGTGCCAGAGGCAAGGTCTAAGTTTATCTCATGACACTGATGCCTTACAAGAGAAGCAAATTTCCCCATTTTTCAGAAGAGGAAATAAAGACTTAGAGAAATTAATAGCTTACCCAAGATCACATGACTTTCTGTTTAAAACCAGCTCTGCCAGATGCTAACACGTGTTTTTAACACCTCACTGTCCTGTCACGCAATGCCAATCAgctcatttattttgtccctcATGTTGAGCCGATGGATGGTCCCTGCAAAGGAATTCAGTGTGTGCTCCCAGAATCCCAGACACCTGAGGCAGGGTGCTCTAACCCTCGACCCCTTTTAAACCTCCTCTCTTCTGCCCCAGTTTATCATTTCAGGATCCTTCTCGGTGGCCGCAGAAaatcagcccaattcctcttgccTGGTGAGTTACGTCCTCAGACTGTGTCCCCCAGTCAGGGACCTATGGAGGACAGGGGCCAGGGAAAAGGTTACCGTGCGATCCTTCCCCCTCCTTGGCCTCCTATGACCAGACCCAGGGCTCCCACGCACAGGCTGGCCCCTGCGTGAGGCCTCGTGGGCCTTGTCCTGGAGACCCAGTGGGAAAATCCCAGATAACTCGGGGGAGGGAAGGGACAACACAGTCAGCTCAGTTAAAGTCaggagagaggtgggagggaatgaagAGCATCCCCAAAAGGCCCTCACAGGGGGCACAGTGTTCCCCAGAGTCCTGGCCT
Encoded proteins:
- the Ms4a8 gene encoding membrane-spanning 4-domains subfamily A member 8, with amino-acid sequence MQSFLQQRTGDRSKRDVVAAGRASKNSTTPAGPMANSVFVVTPHNGYPVLPGAVSQVPLYPNNQPQVHLIPGNPSGFVSSVNGLVPQRVLKEGKVLGALQILIGLVHIGLGSIMATVLSGYYVSISFYGGFPFWGGIWFIISGSFSVAAENQPNSSCLLNSSVGLNIFSAVCSAVGIILFITDISLVRTYADLNYYPPYYNWGVNPGVAISAVLLLFCLLEFCVACTSSHFGCQLACCHNNVGTVIPNVYATNPVVIPEPPNSVPSYSNVGQGPK